Proteins found in one Vallitalea guaymasensis genomic segment:
- a CDS encoding TetR/AcrR family transcriptional regulator — protein sequence MQIKKDEVKNAIIKSGEKEFLEKGYEKASIRKIVKQAGTTIGNFYNYFDNKEALFEVLVKNEYDKFIYFIHNHDKIERPDYLWQISNPSKWRVVLSELLGKVVPNFGIGLIILLDCSEGTKFANCKNELVNLIKNHFIEHMEKYNKEYSSIEIGDIISEQLIDGIIKILRNNNNPDLKHKLITEYILFYMIGTMGLIRDFNF from the coding sequence ATGCAGATAAAAAAAGATGAAGTGAAAAACGCTATTATTAAAAGTGGAGAAAAAGAATTTTTGGAAAAAGGATATGAGAAAGCTTCTATTAGAAAAATAGTAAAGCAAGCAGGAACTACTATTGGTAATTTCTATAACTATTTTGATAATAAAGAGGCTCTATTTGAGGTACTTGTAAAAAATGAATATGACAAGTTCATATATTTTATCCATAATCATGATAAGATAGAAAGACCTGATTATTTATGGCAAATATCTAATCCGTCAAAGTGGAGAGTAGTACTTTCAGAACTCTTAGGTAAAGTGGTTCCTAATTTTGGTATAGGTTTGATTATATTATTAGATTGCAGCGAAGGTACCAAATTCGCTAATTGCAAGAATGAGTTGGTTAATCTTATTAAAAACCATTTTATTGAGCATATGGAGAAATATAATAAGGAATACAGTTCTATTGAGATTGGAGATATAATTTCTGAACAGTTGATAGATGGAATTATTAAAATTCTTAGAAATAATAATAATCCTGACTTAAAACATAAATTAATAACTGAATATATCCTGTTCTACATGATTGGAACAATGGGACTTATACGGGACTTCAACTTTTAA
- a CDS encoding ABC transporter ATP-binding protein codes for MIEVKNLTQIYKSGKGVFDLNFTIKEGEVFGYIGPNGAGKTTTIRNLLGFANPTKGSAVINGINCRKEAAKLQNTIGYLPGEITFFENMKGMEFLRFMCEMRHTKDLSRRDELIELFELDTKGKIKKMSKGMKQKLGIVTAFMHDPSIYILDEPTSGLDPLMQNLFMNLLDREKERGKTIMMSSHIFEEVQRVCDRAGIIKDGRIVAVEDVQSLNAMKQETFIIRLSNKNDVSKLMNNKLDVKKITDKKVKITVNNNYKEFFKILSDCSVIGLEAEQQSLENVFMKYYGKDGVTHE; via the coding sequence ATGATAGAAGTTAAAAATCTCACACAGATCTATAAGAGTGGAAAAGGTGTCTTTGATTTGAACTTCACAATTAAGGAAGGAGAAGTTTTTGGCTATATTGGTCCTAATGGTGCTGGAAAAACAACAACCATAAGAAACCTGCTTGGGTTCGCCAATCCAACAAAAGGCAGTGCAGTAATTAATGGAATCAATTGTCGAAAAGAAGCGGCAAAACTTCAAAATACTATTGGTTATCTTCCAGGAGAGATTACTTTCTTTGAGAATATGAAAGGTATGGAATTCCTTAGATTCATGTGTGAAATGCGTCATACCAAGGATTTATCAAGACGTGATGAGCTTATAGAGCTATTTGAATTAGATACAAAAGGTAAAATAAAAAAGATGTCAAAAGGTATGAAACAGAAATTAGGGATAGTGACAGCATTTATGCATGACCCATCTATATATATCTTAGATGAACCAACAAGTGGATTGGACCCTCTCATGCAGAATTTATTTATGAATCTATTGGATAGAGAAAAAGAAAGAGGTAAAACAATAATGATGTCTTCACATATTTTTGAGGAAGTTCAAAGAGTTTGTGATAGAGCAGGCATCATAAAAGATGGTAGAATTGTTGCTGTTGAAGATGTTCAATCTCTTAATGCTATGAAACAGGAAACTTTTATCATTAGATTATCTAACAAAAATGATGTAAGTAAGCTTATGAATAATAAACTGGATGTGAAAAAAATAACAGATAAAAAGGTTAAAATTACAGTAAATAACAATTACAAGGAGTTCTTCAAGATTTTATCTGATTGTAGTGTGATTGGATTAGAAGCTGAGCAACAATCACTTGAAAATGTATTTATGAAATACTATGGGAAGGATGGTGTTACTCATGAATAA
- a CDS encoding ABC transporter permease subunit has protein sequence MNKTLFKATFKANWGIGLFFTLFILMYVTISIVMFDPDSAETIESMLALMPEGMLKAFGFDNLGTDLTGYLAHYLYGFIFLVFPMIYTIIIGNKLIAKHVDNGSMAYILTTPNTRIRIAVTQAVYLVSSIAAIFIINVGIGIAISESMFGGHLDIGKFIALNLVTYLATMVVSGIVFLFSCLFNESRNALAFGGGIAALFLIFRMLMGISEDISWLKYFTIYSFVDIEEILSSSSYAAMTSLILLGISGILYFAAIIIFDRRSLSI, from the coding sequence ATGAATAAGACATTGTTCAAAGCAACATTCAAGGCAAATTGGGGTATAGGATTATTTTTTACGCTTTTCATACTTATGTATGTAACTATAAGTATAGTTATGTTTGATCCTGATAGTGCAGAAACAATAGAAAGTATGCTGGCATTGATGCCTGAGGGAATGTTAAAAGCCTTTGGATTTGATAATCTAGGTACGGATTTAACTGGTTATCTTGCACATTATCTTTATGGATTTATTTTTCTAGTATTTCCAATGATATATACAATAATCATAGGTAATAAATTGATTGCAAAACATGTTGATAATGGATCAATGGCTTATATATTAACAACACCTAATACTCGTATTAGAATAGCTGTAACTCAAGCTGTTTATCTGGTAAGTAGTATAGCTGCCATTTTCATAATAAATGTAGGTATAGGTATTGCTATTAGTGAATCCATGTTCGGAGGACATCTTGATATAGGTAAATTCATTGCTCTAAATTTAGTGACTTATCTAGCCACAATGGTTGTCAGTGGTATAGTATTCTTATTCTCATGTTTATTCAATGAATCAAGAAATGCTCTTGCCTTTGGAGGGGGAATAGCAGCTTTATTCTTGATATTTAGGATGCTCATGGGAATAAGTGAAGATATATCATGGTTAAAATATTTCACTATTTATTCATTTGTAGATATTGAAGAAATCTTAAGCAGTTCAAGCTATGCTGCTATGACAAGTTTGATTTTATTAGGTATAAGCGGTATACTTTACTTTGCAGCGATAATTATTTTTGACCGTAGAAGTCTATCAATATAA